From one Catenuloplanes nepalensis genomic stretch:
- a CDS encoding GNAT family N-acetyltransferase has translation MTSTIAPVRHPEPRTIARVRVPDAARMRALRLEMLADSPLAFLETVAEAAARPHEDFRAQIAHNIRSGLAAQFVAVEDGRFVGHAGGIVLAADRRVTVIFAVYVTPRLRGTGLVGDLIEAVARWSRDERRPELMLEVVNGNDRAVRAYERLGFRDTGVRVPHPTIPGLTELQMRRPA, from the coding sequence ATGACCAGCACCATTGCCCCGGTACGCCACCCCGAACCCCGCACGATCGCACGCGTGCGGGTCCCCGACGCCGCGCGAATGCGGGCACTGCGACTGGAAATGCTCGCCGATTCTCCGCTCGCATTCCTGGAAACGGTGGCGGAAGCCGCGGCCCGGCCGCACGAGGATTTCCGGGCGCAGATCGCACACAACATCCGATCCGGCCTGGCCGCGCAGTTCGTGGCCGTCGAGGACGGACGGTTCGTGGGCCACGCGGGCGGCATCGTGCTCGCCGCGGACCGCCGGGTGACCGTCATATTCGCGGTCTACGTGACCCCACGCCTGCGCGGAACGGGCCTGGTCGGAGACCTGATCGAGGCGGTGGCGCGGTGGTCGCGTGACGAGCGGCGGCCGGAGCTGATGCTGGAGGTGGTGAACGGCAACGACCGCGCGGTCCGAGCCTACGAACGGCTCGGTTTCCGGGACACCGGCGTGCGCGTGCCGCACCCCACGATCCCCGGCCTGACCGAACTCCAAATGCGACGGCCCGCCTGA
- a CDS encoding GNAT family N-acetyltransferase, producing the protein MSLSIVTLDPADDAECGEAAAIMRLASLAETPDMPALSPRRYMARFRNPQLGERRIGFLAREDGVAAGAGLLILPDEQNRDAAMIELHVLPERRRRGIGRALHDHLTGIIRAEDRTTVLANTSESLPGGPVRPGDGSAFAAALGYRRASTAHGQALDLREVPAERLLAGTAPHTGGYSPVVWSGDVPEADVDDIAYLNARLLQDAPTGDIEWEAEKPDPSVIRNYERTYRDKGSTLFHAAMRDDTTGRLVAWTLIEQLDDPSSWGWQQITLVDPAHRGHRLGLAVKIHNHLQVRAKAPELHHVHTWNSAANHHMIAINEALGFRPSGATIDWQTRL; encoded by the coding sequence ATGAGCCTGAGCATCGTCACCCTCGACCCTGCCGACGACGCGGAGTGCGGGGAGGCGGCGGCGATCATGCGGCTCGCCTCCCTGGCCGAGACGCCGGACATGCCCGCCCTCAGCCCTCGGCGATACATGGCCCGGTTCCGCAACCCGCAGCTCGGCGAGCGGCGGATCGGCTTCCTCGCCCGGGAGGACGGCGTGGCCGCCGGCGCCGGCCTGCTGATCCTCCCGGACGAGCAGAACCGTGACGCCGCGATGATCGAGCTGCACGTGCTGCCGGAGCGACGACGCCGGGGCATCGGCCGCGCACTGCACGATCACCTGACCGGGATCATCCGCGCCGAGGACCGCACCACGGTGCTGGCGAACACGTCGGAGTCGCTGCCCGGCGGCCCGGTGCGCCCGGGCGACGGCTCCGCGTTCGCGGCGGCGCTGGGCTACCGGCGGGCCTCAACCGCGCACGGCCAGGCGCTGGACCTGCGGGAGGTGCCGGCCGAGCGACTCCTCGCCGGGACCGCGCCGCACACCGGCGGTTACTCGCCGGTGGTCTGGTCCGGCGACGTGCCCGAGGCCGACGTGGACGACATCGCCTACCTCAACGCGCGTCTCCTGCAGGACGCGCCGACCGGCGACATCGAGTGGGAGGCGGAGAAACCGGACCCGTCGGTGATCCGCAACTACGAGCGCACGTACCGCGACAAGGGCTCCACGCTCTTCCACGCGGCCATGCGCGACGACACGACCGGCCGCCTCGTCGCGTGGACCCTGATCGAACAGCTGGACGACCCGTCCTCGTGGGGCTGGCAGCAGATCACGCTCGTCGATCCGGCCCACCGCGGCCACCGGCTGGGCCTCGCCGTCAAAATCCACAACCATCTGCAGGTACGGGCGAAAGCCCCCGAACTCCACCACGTCCACACGTGGAACTCGGCCGCGAACCACCACATGATCGCGATCAACGAGGCGCTCGGCTTCCGCCCCTCCGGCGCCACCATCGACTGGCAAACCCGACTTTAG
- the thrC gene encoding threonine synthase, with the protein MTSAVSPARALVCRGCGAEFPLAAQHACYECFGPLEVAYDADLLKQVTREQIEAGPDNIWRYAALLPAGQDPADRITLNPGMTPLISAPALAAELGMTGALWIKDDSANPTHSFKDRVVSVALSAARGLGFTRFACASTGNLANSVAAHAARAGVPSIVFIPADLEQGKIITTAVYGGELVAIEGSYDDVNRLCSELVETDEFEDTAFVNVNVRPYYAEGSKTLGYEVAEQLGWRIPEQVVIPMASGELLTKVDKAFSELVEIGLVEAPEGGWTVFGAQSAGCNPIAVALHEETDEIRPVRPTGIAKSLNIGDPAAGLYALEAVRRTGGWMDYADDDEIRDAIRLLARTTGVFAETAGGVTTAVLAKLVKSGKLDPSKETVVYNTGEGLKTMDAVANLVGPTHTVKPSLRSAREAGLLA; encoded by the coding sequence ATGACGTCTGCCGTCAGCCCTGCCCGCGCCCTCGTCTGTCGCGGTTGCGGCGCCGAGTTCCCGCTCGCCGCGCAGCACGCCTGTTACGAGTGTTTCGGCCCGCTCGAGGTCGCCTACGACGCCGACCTGCTGAAGCAGGTCACCCGTGAGCAGATCGAGGCCGGCCCCGACAACATCTGGCGGTACGCCGCTCTCCTGCCCGCGGGCCAGGACCCGGCCGACCGGATCACGCTGAACCCGGGCATGACGCCGCTGATCTCCGCGCCCGCGCTCGCCGCGGAGCTGGGCATGACCGGCGCGCTCTGGATCAAGGACGACTCCGCGAACCCGACGCACTCGTTCAAGGACCGGGTCGTCTCGGTCGCTCTGTCCGCCGCTCGCGGACTGGGTTTCACCCGGTTCGCCTGCGCGTCCACCGGCAACCTGGCCAACTCCGTCGCCGCCCACGCCGCGCGTGCCGGTGTGCCGTCGATCGTCTTCATCCCCGCCGACCTGGAGCAGGGCAAGATCATCACCACCGCGGTGTACGGCGGGGAGCTGGTCGCGATCGAGGGCTCGTACGACGACGTGAACCGGCTGTGCAGCGAGCTGGTCGAGACGGACGAGTTCGAGGACACCGCGTTCGTGAACGTCAACGTCCGGCCGTACTACGCGGAGGGCTCGAAGACGCTCGGCTACGAGGTGGCGGAGCAGCTCGGCTGGCGCATCCCGGAGCAGGTCGTGATCCCGATGGCCAGCGGCGAGCTGCTCACCAAGGTGGACAAGGCGTTCTCCGAGCTTGTCGAGATCGGCCTGGTCGAGGCGCCGGAAGGCGGCTGGACCGTGTTCGGCGCCCAGTCGGCCGGCTGCAACCCGATCGCGGTGGCGCTGCACGAGGAGACGGACGAGATCCGCCCGGTGCGCCCGACCGGTATCGCGAAATCGCTGAACATCGGCGACCCGGCGGCCGGCCTCTACGCGCTGGAGGCGGTCCGCCGCACCGGCGGCTGGATGGACTACGCGGACGACGACGAGATCCGCGACGCGATCCGGCTGCTGGCGCGCACCACCGGCGTCTTCGCCGAGACCGCGGGCGGCGTGACCACGGCGGTGCTGGCCAAGCTGGTCAAGTCCGGCAAGCTCGACCCGTCGAAGGAGACGGTCGTCTACAACACCGGCGAGGGCTTGAAGACGATGGACGCCGTGGCTAACCTCGTGGGGCCGACGCACACCGTCAAGCCCTCGTTGCGTTCCGCACGCGAAGCGGGCCTGCTGGCATAG
- a CDS encoding GTP-binding protein — translation MSVPSSAATAPVVVKIVISGGFGVGKTTFVSAISEIEPLLTEADMTEVSRGVDDVHAVAGKTTTTVALDFGRIHLDASLMLYLFGTPGQDRFSFLWDDLVDGALGAVVLVDTRRIEDSYPAVDYFEDLGLPFLLAVNPFDDAPRFAIPEVREALGVGPEVPIAECDARSRGAVKGTLVALMEQVLSRRLRAMAGHAGA, via the coding sequence GTGTCCGTGCCCTCTAGCGCGGCGACCGCACCGGTGGTCGTGAAGATCGTGATCAGCGGCGGCTTCGGGGTGGGCAAGACCACCTTCGTGAGCGCCATCTCCGAGATCGAGCCGCTGCTCACCGAGGCGGACATGACCGAGGTCTCGCGCGGCGTGGACGACGTACACGCAGTGGCCGGCAAGACCACCACCACGGTCGCGCTCGACTTCGGCCGCATCCACCTGGACGCGTCGCTGATGCTCTACCTGTTCGGCACGCCGGGCCAGGACCGGTTCTCGTTCCTCTGGGACGACCTGGTCGACGGCGCGCTCGGCGCGGTGGTGCTGGTCGACACGCGCCGGATCGAGGACAGCTATCCCGCGGTCGACTACTTCGAGGACCTGGGCCTGCCGTTCCTGCTCGCGGTCAACCCGTTCGACGACGCGCCCCGGTTCGCGATCCCGGAGGTCCGGGAAGCGCTCGGAGTCGGGCCGGAGGTGCCGATAGCGGAGTGCGACGCCCGCTCACGCGGTGCGGTGAAGGGCACGCTGGTCGCGCTGATGGAGCAGGTGCTGAGCCGGCGGCTGCGCGCGATGGCCGGCCACGCCGGTGCGTGA
- a CDS encoding DUF742 domain-containing protein, producing the protein MNPDDSQPRVPDPRMVPPWERPAEPLPRRSAGALGPPDGRPAEDDVIRPFLLTGGRTRPLRDGLRLETQMRASPAALSAPLRFELRQIVRFCQEPCALADVATHLGVPVGVARVLVADLASDGYLTVLEPVEHPSELPIELIERIVDRVRAL; encoded by the coding sequence ATGAACCCCGACGACTCGCAGCCGCGGGTGCCGGACCCGCGGATGGTCCCGCCGTGGGAACGCCCGGCCGAACCGCTGCCCCGCCGGTCCGCGGGCGCGCTCGGGCCGCCGGACGGCCGGCCCGCCGAGGACGACGTGATCCGGCCGTTCCTGCTGACCGGCGGCCGGACCCGGCCGCTGCGCGACGGGCTGCGGCTGGAGACGCAGATGCGGGCGTCACCGGCCGCGCTCTCCGCGCCGCTGCGATTCGAGCTGCGGCAGATCGTCCGGTTCTGCCAGGAGCCGTGCGCGCTGGCGGACGTCGCCACCCACCTGGGTGTGCCGGTCGGCGTGGCCCGGGTGCTGGTCGCGGACCTCGCGTCGGACGGTTACCTGACCGTGCTGGAGCCGGTGGAGCACCCCTCCGAACTGCCCATCGAACTGATCGAGAGGATCGTCGACCGTGTCCGTGCCCTCTAG
- a CDS encoding roadblock/LC7 domain-containing protein, whose translation MSIGAGPDTTAHRFNWLVSNFVRGTAGVRDAVAVSSDGMLIATSAGLARAEADHLAAIVSGLTSLARSASRRYEFAGLKLIMIEMTSGFLIVSAFGGGTCLGVLADGGADVALIGYEIALLGERVGDLLTPALIAESRRVLPA comes from the coding sequence ATGAGCATCGGTGCCGGGCCGGACACCACGGCGCACCGCTTCAACTGGCTGGTCAGCAACTTCGTCCGAGGTACGGCCGGCGTCCGCGACGCCGTCGCGGTCTCCTCCGACGGCATGCTGATCGCCACCTCGGCCGGCCTGGCCCGCGCCGAGGCCGACCACCTCGCCGCGATCGTGTCCGGGCTGACCAGCCTGGCCCGCAGCGCGTCCCGCCGCTACGAGTTCGCCGGCCTCAAACTGATCATGATCGAGATGACGTCCGGCTTCCTGATCGTCTCCGCGTTCGGCGGCGGTACCTGCCTCGGCGTGCTGGCGGACGGGGGCGCGGACGTGGCGCTGATCGGTTACGAGATCGCGCTGCTCGGCGAGCGCGTCGGCGACCTGCTCACCCCGGCCCTGATCGCGGAGTCGCGGCGGGTGCTGCCGGCATGA
- a CDS encoding sensor histidine kinase: protein MWNIRRSIVERTEPASAVPGHRRPFVPEWRIEPAREKPPGRATIRGRVARLLLVPLAAILLLLGDLVIKEIDEYAAADGATATTELAMSAQSLSHQLQLERDLTALVLAGGVRWRGDLAGQRLRVDTARTALSGLRDAEGPGPEAVYTTVAQLEELGRLRVEVDTGRVGRQSAVQSYTDRIAALNRLDIGLDAPFPDPDPELRRGLAAMQALSDAKEATSAARGLLGAAYVRGLFEDGERARLAALFAVRRVALADAGRYVSAPVRDRLERAITGADADAAAEQAVTDGSPKGDTDGWLRVTTALLDELSTAQSLVADGIRARTDDLREEATVDLAGLGAVILLALIGALLLGRSAATGITRPLARLVSEADSAAARRLPAAVARLQDGTGTEPPPPVVVAGNAGAEIRSVADALNRLQSSAYALAAEQAVLRRNTTDSMANLGRRNQNLLRRQLSFITQLEREETDPAGLANLFELDHLATRMRRNAESLLVLVGEATPRSWSRSLPMSDVLRAAIAEVEDYRRVSLRRIDDAFTAGAYVADLAHMIAELVENGLTFSPPDFDVEVHGRWVDDGSYLIAIVDQGVGMSAEELARANARLAGTESFTVAPTKFLGHYVVGHLAAKLGVRVEICQSPVTGTTARVRLPARLLTPGPETPAATTYSIEALEVPPPAPDAAVTENGLVKRVRRAQRAAVPVARTADERPVPADIGATMTALRRGMRLGASSTIRPEENGNLR, encoded by the coding sequence ATGTGGAACATACGACGCTCCATCGTGGAGCGCACCGAGCCGGCCTCGGCGGTGCCGGGCCACCGGCGGCCGTTCGTTCCTGAGTGGAGGATCGAGCCCGCGCGCGAGAAGCCGCCCGGCAGAGCCACCATCCGCGGCCGGGTGGCCCGCCTGCTCCTGGTGCCGCTCGCCGCGATCCTGCTGCTCCTCGGCGACCTGGTGATCAAGGAGATCGACGAGTACGCGGCCGCGGACGGCGCCACCGCCACCACCGAACTCGCCATGTCCGCCCAAAGCCTGTCGCACCAGCTGCAGCTGGAGCGCGATCTGACCGCACTGGTGCTGGCCGGCGGTGTGCGATGGCGCGGTGACCTGGCCGGGCAGCGGCTTCGGGTGGACACCGCGCGGACCGCGCTGAGCGGCCTCCGGGACGCCGAGGGCCCCGGCCCGGAGGCGGTCTACACGACCGTCGCGCAGCTGGAGGAACTGGGCCGGCTGCGGGTGGAGGTGGACACCGGGCGGGTCGGACGGCAGTCGGCCGTGCAGTCGTACACCGACCGGATCGCGGCGCTGAACCGGCTGGACATCGGGCTGGACGCGCCTTTCCCGGACCCCGACCCGGAGCTGCGCCGGGGCCTCGCCGCGATGCAGGCGCTCTCCGACGCGAAGGAGGCCACCTCCGCCGCCCGTGGCCTGCTCGGCGCCGCCTACGTGCGCGGCCTGTTCGAGGACGGTGAGCGGGCCCGGCTCGCCGCGCTGTTCGCCGTGCGCCGGGTCGCGCTCGCCGACGCCGGCCGGTACGTCTCCGCGCCGGTCCGGGATCGGCTGGAGCGCGCGATCACCGGCGCGGACGCGGACGCGGCCGCGGAGCAGGCCGTGACCGACGGTTCGCCGAAGGGCGACACGGACGGCTGGCTGCGCGTGACAACCGCGCTGCTCGACGAGCTGTCCACCGCACAGTCGCTGGTCGCGGACGGCATCCGGGCCCGCACCGACGATCTGCGCGAGGAGGCGACGGTCGACCTCGCCGGGCTCGGCGCGGTGATCCTGCTGGCGCTGATCGGCGCGCTGCTGCTCGGCCGGTCCGCCGCCACCGGCATCACCCGGCCGCTGGCCCGCCTGGTCAGCGAGGCGGACTCCGCCGCGGCCCGGCGCCTGCCCGCGGCGGTGGCCCGGTTGCAGGACGGCACCGGCACGGAACCGCCGCCACCGGTGGTGGTGGCGGGCAACGCCGGCGCCGAGATCCGGTCAGTGGCGGACGCGCTGAACCGCTTGCAGTCCTCCGCGTACGCGCTGGCCGCCGAGCAGGCCGTGCTGCGCCGCAACACCACCGACTCGATGGCGAACCTGGGCCGCCGCAACCAGAATCTGCTCCGCCGCCAGCTCAGCTTCATCACCCAGCTGGAACGCGAGGAGACAGACCCGGCCGGCCTGGCGAACCTGTTCGAGCTCGACCACCTGGCCACGCGCATGCGCCGCAACGCGGAGAGCCTGCTGGTGCTGGTCGGCGAGGCGACGCCGCGGAGCTGGTCCCGGTCGCTGCCGATGTCGGACGTGCTGCGCGCCGCGATCGCGGAGGTCGAGGACTACCGGCGGGTGTCGCTGCGCCGGATCGACGACGCGTTCACGGCCGGCGCGTACGTGGCCGACCTGGCCCACATGATCGCGGAGCTGGTGGAGAACGGGCTGACGTTCTCACCGCCGGACTTCGACGTGGAGGTGCACGGCCGGTGGGTGGACGACGGGTCGTACCTGATCGCGATCGTCGACCAGGGCGTCGGCATGAGCGCGGAGGAGCTGGCCCGGGCGAACGCGCGCCTGGCCGGCACGGAGTCGTTCACGGTCGCGCCGACGAAGTTCCTCGGCCACTACGTGGTCGGTCACCTGGCCGCGAAGCTCGGCGTGCGGGTGGAGATCTGCCAGTCGCCGGTGACCGGCACGACCGCGCGGGTGCGGCTCCCGGCCCGGCTGCTCACGCCCGGCCCGGAGACACCGGCCGCGACCACGTACTCGATCGAGGCGCTGGAGGTGCCGCCGCCCGCTCCGGACGCCGCCGTCACCGAGAACGGACTGGTCAAGCGGGTCCGCCGAGCGCAGCGGGCCGCGGTGCCGGTCGCGCGCACCGCGGACGAACGGCCGGTGCCGGCCGACATCGGCGCCACCATGACGGCGCTACGGCGCGGCATGCGCCTGGGCGCCTCCTCCACCATCCGACCTGAAGAGAACGGAAATCTGCGATGA
- a CDS encoding ABC transporter permease, which produces MSTAGAVGYKPGRTLSFGAEFRRQATRMRTRLALGFMVLLPLIILIAFQFETGGDDDGDGGGEFGSLIDLATSGGLNFTLFTLLVSAGFMLGVVVALFHGDAVASEASWGSLRYLLAIPVPRARLLGVKLAVALTYSGLALLTLAGTALLLGTVRYGWSPLRSTVAAQIPPDEGLLRLLGVVGYLAVTLLVTAGLAFLLSVLTDAPLGAVGGAVLLVILSNILDQITALGDLRNLLPTHFSDAWLGLLSTPIQTDDMVKGTISAVCYATLFWSIAFWRFTRKDITS; this is translated from the coding sequence ATGAGCACGGCCGGTGCGGTGGGTTACAAACCGGGACGGACGCTGTCGTTCGGGGCGGAGTTCCGGCGGCAGGCCACGCGGATGCGTACCCGGCTGGCACTGGGTTTCATGGTCCTGTTGCCTTTGATCATTTTGATCGCGTTCCAGTTCGAGACCGGCGGGGACGACGACGGCGACGGCGGCGGCGAGTTCGGCAGCCTGATCGATCTGGCCACGTCCGGCGGTCTCAACTTCACGCTGTTCACGCTGCTGGTCTCGGCCGGTTTCATGCTCGGCGTGGTGGTGGCGCTGTTCCACGGCGACGCCGTGGCCAGCGAGGCGAGCTGGGGCAGCCTGCGCTACCTGCTGGCGATCCCGGTGCCGCGGGCCCGGCTGCTGGGCGTGAAGCTGGCGGTCGCGCTCACCTACTCCGGGCTGGCGCTGCTCACGCTGGCCGGCACCGCGCTGCTGCTCGGCACGGTGCGCTACGGATGGTCGCCGCTGCGCAGCACGGTCGCGGCCCAGATCCCGCCGGACGAGGGCCTGCTGCGCCTGCTCGGCGTGGTCGGCTACCTCGCGGTCACGCTGCTGGTCACCGCGGGCCTGGCGTTCCTGCTCTCGGTGCTGACCGACGCGCCGCTCGGCGCGGTGGGCGGCGCGGTGCTGCTGGTGATCCTCTCCAACATCCTGGACCAGATCACCGCGCTCGGTGATCTGCGGAACCTGCTGCCCACCCACTTCTCCGACGCCTGGCTGGGCCTGCTCTCCACGCCGATCCAGACCGACGACATGGTCAAGGGCACGATCTCCGCGGTCTGCTACGCCACGCTCTTCTGGTCGATCGCGTTCTGGCGCTTCACGCGCAAGGACATCACCTCGTAG